The Apus apus isolate bApuApu2 chromosome 4, bApuApu2.pri.cur, whole genome shotgun sequence genome contains the following window.
TTTTCTGAGGGAATACCTactgggcagagctggactGCTTCTCTTCTAGGAGAGAGATCATAGCAGTCTTGTTCTGCACATCAACCTCTGTCCTAGGCATAGGAGCCGTGAATGCCTGGAGTCTCCAATGTTTTATCACacttatttgtttttctttatttctaaatGATTTatctatttgtttattttaaatcaagcCCAAGAAGTGCAGATATGTGATGATAGGAAGCATAAAGAAAGGAGATACTATGTGAGTCAGTATTTTCTGAACAGACTAAAAGGGAAGGAATAGCTCTTCAACTGttcagtttggggttttttgttagtatttgtgtttttttgttggaacAAAGTCCATTACATTTTAGGGAGAAGGCATTTTTATAAAAGATAAGATGTAGCTACCCTTATAAGGTATAATAGCTAAAAAGACTAATTTTTTGAGAACTTCAACACATTGTATCAAATTGGAGTGAGAAAAAGGAATGATATTTcaaagcaagtggaaagtcAGGTGAGGAGAGAGAACAATAAAAACCAGAGTGGATAATTGTTACTCGTAGAGTTgtattttcagatgtttgaCTTTATTCTGTGTAGACTCAAGACATTACGTTACCTGATTTTTGTTAATGTCAGTCTAAGGAAATCTAGGTGACGTGATTGAAACTGCTGTGAGTTTGCCAAAAGGAATTTATTAAGCctgaaaagctgaaacattttgaaaaatattttcaaataagatgggaacaataaaaaattaatgagcCCTTCTTAATAGTTTTATAAGAACAGGTAAAAGATCAATTTTGTATACTGTGAGATCTGATCTGTCAAAATCTATGATAGTGTAAGTTAATAAAGTTCACTAAGGGGTCTTAAGGGCCACTGTCAGTGTAGGAATGGTTGGaaggtttttaaagaaaagaacaagagaaaagcGCTTTagctaaaattatttaatatcaCAGgtatataaataaatcagaCCACATAGTCCTTAGTATGAACATTCCATTCAcagaaatgcaataaataattaaattagaTGAGTCAATtggtataaaaataaagaatcttCTCAGGAAAAGTAAATATTACACAGAATTGTATAGACCATGCTAAAACACATCTTGAAGTGCCTGCAAAGGGCACTTATGACCAAAATCATAAATATATTGTAAAACCTCCCTGGGAGGTAATGAGCTTTTATGGCTTACTCTATGAACTCAGTTAACAAAACAGACGTTGTTTCTGCAGAGAGTGCAGTTAGTACAGAGAGTTCATCTTGCAAGTAAGATTAAGTCAAGATTGTGTACACATCTGGAATTGGGATAGTGAGTCCTTCCTAGGGTCACAAGTTCCTCCTGGGgcatcttcattttttcctcctgaggACAGCCTTGAAGAACAAGATGATGTCTTCAAGACTGATCTCTTCTGTactgatttccttttcttcagttgGGATTTAAATAACACCCTGAATAATACACTCAACCTTTCTTAACTCTGACAACTCAAGAGAGTTAGTTAGCACAAGGCCTTAGCATCATCTGAGTCAGAGCGTATTTGAAGTATTCAAAGTTACCCACAGTGATTGTGCTGACACTGCCCTCAAGTCTGGTGTTAACTAAAATCAGCTGTGATAATTTTGTGGTTAATATTCCCCATACATATCTGGACTGGATTGTCCAATAAACACAGCTTTCTGCAGCATCTCAGAACAACTAACCCTATAAGTCATGTTTTTTACAGTTTCTCGCTAGTTTTTTGAATCCTACGAATGAGCGATTTGAGTTAAGTTGTTCTGCAGGTACAAGAAATAGTCTCCATTAACAAATGAGTAcatatacatttaaaacaacaacaacaaaaaaccctttaGCACTACAGTTGGTGGTCCACAGTTTGTGATCCATAGTTTAGAAGCAGTGGAGCAAGTCACTAAACAAAAGTACTTGCATTACATACTACATTACATGTTACCTCATGTACACAAACCAGAAATTGTTCCAGTGTAGGCAGGAGTAACTAGATAGCTTATAACATTCTGGTaggaaattgcttttctgttgtaAAATATCCAACCCAGGTACTTCACAATGCTTCATAATGATTACTAATAAATATGTAATGTACAATGTTCCCTTTGTTAGGGCATGCTAATAACATTTCATCTGCACAACAAGAATTTTCACAGGCTCTTTTAgaatgttgatttttaaattactgaaaaagaCTTAGCAAATTACTGGAAAAGACATTTACAAATCAAAAAATACATACTATGTGACTTATACAAGTGCTTTCCCCAAAACTTTTCACAGGCCCATATTCATTGTAAGTGAATGAAAAATGCTGGTTTATTGGTTGGCCTCCTaggactcaaaaaaaaaagcattttatgatAAGGGCATTTGATTAAACTTCTCCATAGAAATCAAAGTGTGATGTTGTGGAAACATCAGCAGGTACTCTGCGATTGCAGGACttggttttaatattttcccaGTAGTTTTTATCCAAATCTGAAATTAGGTTGTCCTTTGACTTTCTCTActtctggcattttaaaatccattgcagccacagcagcagctttgcgTATTGCTTACCAGTGGGAGATTAAGGGACTTTACAGGTAGCAAAGTTAGAGAAATGGGCATAAGAGGTGCAGAACAGCATTATAAACGTTGTAACTTTATAACTTTTATATGAGTGGTAGTTCGTGTTTAGAATGTTAATTCTCATTCAGTATTGTGGAAACATTGAGGTATGAGATAGAACATTACTGGGAGGAAAAGTGAgttttgaaataacaaaaacaaagaaagaaaaaaaaaaaaggatctaaATCAAAATGGTCATCACCAGAAACAGGGAAAGTTAGTTCACTGGGGAAATTTGGTTCAGTATTGCCCTGAgaatcttcctttctcctctgacATAGGTTTTTGAGGACATTCACATTTCGgaacagcaaaaatacaaaggcaaaaaagctttttgtattGGTTTTCCTTTGGTTTACATGGgtagaaatggaaatattttttaatactacCTTATTATTTTTGGAGGTAACTAAGCTTGTAATTTTCCATCATAACACTAGATGCAGTTCCAGTTTCCTCTCTATACCACATTTCTACTAAGTAGAGAGAAAATTAGATGAAAGGGCAATTTTTACTGGAAGGCTTTACACTTTCTTCCAAGATCAGTTTCCTCACATGGGGCTTATGTCTGTTTGGGGGTAAATTAAGAGTTATTACTCAGATGTAGAGGTACAGAATCATTGCAAGCAGAATATGGTGGTACATAATTAAGCTGCTGAAAACTAGTTTTAGGAATTATGATActcacttttattttaaaaagtttcagtGGTATCTCTGATCATAGTGCTACAGAAATATTCAGGATTCAGAAACTGTACAGGCCGGTTTCTACATAACAAAAATTgacagtttttaaagaaaattttgcaATTAAAACTAAAACCATTAGAATTAATCcggagaggaggaagggataGTGTTAACGGTACATTATTATGAATGTAAAGTACCATCTTCTGAGAAAGAGCAATTTACATCTGAGCTACTTCATTCTAAATAATCATTAATTACTGTTTGGATCTTTTGCAATGGCTGGTCATACCAACCAGTCATGCCTCTGCTGTATTTGTCAAGCTTAGGGAGTCTAGGTGGAATTCatcttctgaaatgtgttttttccccacagaatcCTGTATCTCCAGTTGTAGCATGTGGATTACTCCTTCTTCCTACTGAAACCCATGGCAAATGTGCCATTAAATTCAAGATGGACACAGCTCAGGCCCATGACATACAGGATgatttgtaaatgttttttccagtatttataAAACAGTTACATGCAGGATATTTTTTCCATAGTTAGCTAAGATGCAGTCTAAGAACGTATAAAGAAAACTCTGTGTGTGGTATTGTTTTAGATAAGGATATTGGTCCAAGAAGGTACCTTTTGAGGGTTCAAAGGCTCTGATTAATTTTGggttcattttctttaaaaaatttcaGACATCTCCGTATGAGATTCATTGAAGatcaaagcaaaaatacaggagTAGCCATCTCATGTATTTTTAGTTCAGCAGAAGGTGAAAGTTAAGtcccttaaaaaaacctgtatttttgtGAAATTACAATTTGATTTTCACTGTAAGGTGAGGCTAGGGGGATGGCTTGCAAAACACCATCCAACTTATGACTAGCCATCCAAATAAGACTCCATACTATTCTGGGAGAAGCTTTCACTTACCACACAAACAGAGCACAGCATGGTAGCAGTGgaaagtatttacatttttcatgttgTCTTAAATAACATAGTGTCTGCTTTAAATAGTAGATTTTCAGTAGCCTTCATCTCCGGTGTGTCTTGTGTTAGTTCTTGAATAACTGTAAAAAACAATGCAGTATTAGAAATGGTGTAAAATAAGGATTTCTGCAATCATTTGCAAAATGTCAGAAGCACGCAGGAGGAATTGGCCCTGATTACCTGTTGAATTAGTTGTgaaaagctcttcagaaattctttggggctttttttcttgtaagatTCACATGAAGACTCACagtgctggaaaataaaaaaaatcactccacTTCTAAACTGCATCAGAATCATAAATAATACATGAAGCTTTCTTACTGAAAAACCAAGGGTGTTGTAATCAAAGCCTTCTACAAATGGAAAAGCTGATACACAAGCTATTTCAGAAAGGGAACTAATGAAGTAACAACACCTTTCGTTCACATGTCTTCCAGTAATCCCTGTTCTTTTGCCTGGTACATCGCATGATTGCCAAGTGCATACTTGTAACTGACTGACAGGATCAGAGTGAACGCTTTTCCCAGAAGTGCAGAAAATTCCACATCTTTAATCTCCAAAGTAATGAATCCCACTATTGCAGGTGGTGTCTGCTATGGAAAATAAGGAGCAATGACCACAGTTAGGAGCATTGTGAGGTAATCCTACCTTTCCAGGGTTCTTGATGGTAAATCTTTTCAAGACTTCAATGGTTTGGGTGAATGTTGAATTTTCTTGGCGGTTTTTTGGTTGTAATTTCAGTGTGCCCTTCTGGAAGCAGGTCACAGCTGTGAACAGGCATCCATCCTAAGGCAGGAAAAGAAGGATCGgtttaaaacaaatgttgtGGTAATTTTTCATGCATGTGTAAGGTTGTGGTTCATGTGCAAAAGTATCCAGGATATGAATTGAGAAGATAAAATGgtactctttttaaaacaagttagTTTATTTGATAATTACTTAAGTATTTCCTTATAAAATGCCTAAAATGTCCACTTGGACATAAATTATGacagcaaattaaataaaatgctcCTGAAGAGTAGATCATGTTACATATAGTAAGTTTTCACAAGAACAGGCATGAGTATTCTcttcaaaaaaaattattactatcACTCTGCACAGTTCCTCACCACTACATGTGGGAATATTCTTTTCCTAATTTTAGCATAATTTCTAATATTGCCTATACTTAGAATTGGTGTAGAACTGCATATTTTCAAACACTATTGAAGTGTTCTCACTTGACAACATGGAAATGAAGGTGATGAAGTTATTTAGTTGCCTTACTAAAGGTAAAAGATTGAGGATGAGAGGCATGATAACACTCCTGGCTTGAGTTGTCTTGTGTTGCTTTAAGTTCAGGTGCAGTTTTAACCTAAGTTGAGGAAAGTCAGCACCATCTCTATTTAACTTGAAAAAGAAGCCATCTACTCAGATGATACAAATGTTCTGTTACTGCTGTTTATCTGGAATTAAAGCAACCTGCCATTTTCCTTTCATGGTGCAGCTGTATATTAATTTTACTGATGCTAACAGAAAGACCACAAGTTCTCCAGAATCTCCTTTCCTGCACAGTGGTTCTTATCCTGCACTAGGCACAACTATGGAAAATAATACCTAAAAGTAACGTATAgtcagcagaggaagaaaagcaatgtTTATTGAAGCCAGTTTCTAACTTGCTTTCTGTtaccaaagaaagaaacatgtaGAACTGCTGATTATGCATGTTAGGCTGCAAAGCGATCATCCCTGTTTTGCATATCAACTGCTACCAAAGCTGAATCTCATCGGGTTTATTagatgctgctgcagtttgCTGCCTTGGCAAAGAGAAGGCAACCTTCGTATGTGTTGCTTATAACACATTTTAATAACCAAGTTTTGTATTGCTTAGatacaacattttattttcctgaaaaaccACACATTTATATTTGTTTCAAGCTTCTTACCGTAACCAGTCTtgcttactggaaaaaaaaaacacacttgtATTTAAAGAGAtcagttttccagctgaaactgaaaacattttctgcctCATCCGTGCTGAGCTGAGAAACAAGCATTTCTCATgtatgctgcttctttttttctttccctcccaccccccccccccccaccctgaGTTAACAGCTGTAGGCAGGCCCACAGTCAGAGGACCACAAGGATTGTGGGTTTCATTATGTTGTGATGGGTTAAGCACTTTGATGAAGAGGCATTGTAAAGCAGTGGACCATTGGTAATGCCTATGGGGGGCTagacaaaaatgtaaaatatatttgtatcaGAGGCAATTTGGAGCAATAGTCTGCGTCTGACTCAAACTAACTTTACAGATTAGCCTGAAAAGCCTTCACTTCCTGAATTAGTGATCAGCAGGGTTAGATgctgggggttggactagatgatctttcgaggtcccttccaacccctatgattctatgattctatgatgctggTCTGATGTAAATCAGCATTATGTGACTCGCTTCAGCTGCACTGTCAATCATCAGCAATACATCTTACTTTCCCTCCAGTCTTGAATCACTTCAGCCTTAAGACTACTTTTTCAGCCTCAGCATGTTTCCCTAGAGTTGATGTTCTGTGAACTTTTAAACTTcttacctcctttttttttttaaaaaaaaggtatttaattGTTGAGTGTACAAGTACTTTGTGTGGGATTTAATTGGGGCTAACACCCAGTCCACTTACAGGAAGCTCAAGCAAGTCAAAGCAAATAGTGATAAACCACTGAGTTTTGAAAGTTATAAAAGGTAGTCTTCATCCTGAATATTCAAGGCCAAATATAAATCTGGCATAATAAGGTCATCATAGAAGcactattttaatatttgaaatgcaATAACATGAAGGACTTCTTACTAAATCCCATTTCATTAGGGTGTGTTTGCACCTTATCACCCTGAGTGCACCCAGGGCACACTTTATTTGGCGTCTCAAGAGTTGGACGgttcagaaaatgtaaatttcacTCCATAGGATAAAAAGTTTGTTAATGTGGTTTCTGGTGGTAGTTGCTATAAACAcactaataattttttaaagtttttcctcaGAGGCTAAGCCTGTATCAACTTAATACTTCTGAGTACGTGAATTCACTCTCTCCTCTAGTCTTCAGCAGAGCTACTTGGGACCTCCCAGAATCAGACTGTAAAGCCCTAAGCTGCAAATTAACTGTTGTCTTCCTTCCTGAGGTGACCATGTTTTTagagagagcaagaaaaaaaacccaacaacaaattGATTAAGTGATTAGTCACTAGTTGATTTGCTTTGTTTCGGAGGTAGGAGCAAACACTGCAGTAAAGTGACAGCTAATCATCTCCTTCTTTTCACTTTGACACCACAAGTTAGAGTATTAATGAAAAAGCGCCAGCAGTTAGTTAGGGTGCATTAGGTTTTTCTAGTTGTTTCCAGCAATGAGAAGCAATTTATCTGTTTTGGTCATGCTGTATATGTTCTTGGCAAGTGAAAAATGCACCCAAGGACCTAGGAGGAGGCTAACAAAACCTGTGTGAAATGAGGtgagttttttcctttcttgtcctTTTGCGGAGAGTTTACAGTCCTGGGTAATAGCATTACGATCTGGGCATTTTTCAAAAAACTATGCATAATCATAATTTTTATAtgtcaataaaaataatttgctttctgaaatagCTGTCAGGGCACAAAATCAAAATTACAGGTAATTTTAATACAGCTGGTAACAGGAGAAGCATAACATTAGAGTAGCCACAGGTAGCTCTAGACCTTTGTTGCACATTGGAGATTATCAAAAGAAAGCAGGATGGTTAATTTACCTTCTGAGTTTTTAAGATATGTTGCTGCTCTTACTAGCATTCAATTTCACAGTAAATCCTGCATCCTGCCACTTTTGAGTATGTACACACTGTGACTCTGGTGTAATGCACTACGTATACGGAGTTCATGGCTTTGGAGCACACAAAATACCAGCattaaataatgaataaataaatatctctGTTAAAAAGGGATTTATAGGGACCTGTTCTTCTAATTTCAACTAGTTATAAATCCAAAGAGAATACTTTCAGAATGCAGTTTTATCTTCCTGTTGATTGCACAACCCTTGCATGCAAGTAGTCTGAGAAACCAGTGTGACTGTATGAGAGGAAGTGCTGTGAGACATTTACAGTGCCATTGGCATTTACTTcagtgggagggaaagggggtCTTGGCAGTGCTCccagtgcagctggagctgatgGCAACTGGAAGTTCTTCCACTCCCAAAACTTACATCCCTGAGAGCACTACTACACTGGGTCTTGTATGAATCCTCACTTTTGGCACCATTTCTTGAGCAAAATGAATACATACAAATTTGAACCTGTGGATGTGTTAGAACACACAGACGATAGCAAAGTAGTATTAAAGATTCCATAATAATATAAACACTTCTGCCAttaaaaatccagaaataaGAAACTTTGattaaagtattttgtttttcagtctaGCTTGCATTAAGAGGACTAGGTCTGATATGTGAAAATGAAGGTATGTGCCATTTGTCAAAGGAATAAACCAGTACAAAATCGGATTGATATAATTAGAAAGAAATGTTAAAGCAGTCTCACCCCAGGGTTTTCTGGTGTATGCAGCAATTCAACAtcctaaaataaaacatatctAAGTTAGAAAAGTTTAACCATCAAGAGCAATGTCCCTCACAAAATATATTCTAAGCAATACGTAATGCTTGATAATAATTTCAGTATTATGACAAATACTTTGCTTACCTTATCTTTCACTGTGGTTTCTAGCTGTTCAATTGTCTTGAGGAGCTGTCTGTATTTTGCTAATTTGTGCCGAGCTGTACTCAGTGCCATActggaacagaagaaaagcatacAGAAAAGAATCGTCCTCCCCATACTGataagttttgttttaaaatatgccaGGAGCAAAGTTGTGCTATTCAAGATGGAACACTTCAGTCTGAGCTGTGCTCAGGTATGCTACGTACCTACCTATATattgctccttgctgaaggTGTAAAACCCACCCATTTCAGTTTGGAAAGCTTTGTAGAATGGATTAATGAGtaacccttttttcttttccactggcTAGGTGCATGTATGCGAGTTTGTGCGTAGGGGGCAGGGATTGAtggagtgaaagaaaatatgccCCATCTGCACattggacaggaaaaaaagagaaaagggtgAATTCCCATTTTCACTTTGAGTCAAGAAATGAATGTAGTAAAAAGCAGGTACTTAGAAACCACAGTCCTAGGTAAACAAAgagtctgcatttttttcctgttccttacAGCAACAAATCTCTCCAGTCCATCTGACGGTCTTCTGTAGCATGCTGAAGAGACATGACAGGACTTCTTTTCAGAGCTTAAATGTATTTATCCTACATACTTTATGGCTCCAAGGCATGTTTGTTAGCTGGTTCCCCCTGATGTCTGTGAACTGCCACTTTTTCATTCTTAGCTTGGTTTCTGCCACATTTGTGAGTAAAAGTTCATCTTAGTATTTAAGTCAGCTGGAGTTTGCTTTGTATTTACTTGGAGCCAGTACCAGGTATTTTAACAGCATTGCAGAGAGTATGACCACTGGAGGTGAAAGTTGCAGGGAGATCCATTGCCCTGGGAGAGGTGGATCCCCAAACTGTCCTGCAATACTGGAAGATAAGGAACTAAATCCTGGTGAGTCCCAAGGGACACTACCACTTTGCAGCAGTGGTCCAGTGCCTGTGGCAACTAAACACATTCTGTTGCAGCTAGGCTCAAGGTTGGTTTTGCAATTTAATGCAACCCCTTCAAACAGGATTTGGTACTGAGACCTGAGGATTCTCTTGAGAATGTAGAAGTGCGTTTGTTTCATGTGAAATCCAAAGTGCATACTTTAAAGTGTGTAAAGCCAGAATAAAACTAGCAAAACTACCTGAATTAAGAATAACGGCAGGCTGTTGTAATTTCCTTCATAATTAATGCCTGTTGTAATTTAGCTATATATGCTGCTTTTGAGGaactttatttaatatttaaaagatgtatattggctaaggaatttttttccagcaaattCTGGTAAAGAGTGTTCTCTTGTGAGGACTACCATGGTTGCTTTCTTTCTGCCACTGAAGTTAAAAGTATTTGAAAGTATTATTCTTGAGTGTACTAATTTTCATATTAACTGCCTTTAGCCCAGGCTCAGTTCTGGCACTGATCTTCATTGTTCTCATTAAGGGACTTACTGGACTGCCAGCTCTAGGAATCAGTTGATGGTAAAATCACTGTTTCATCACAAGGGGggaaaaattcctttaaatGGCTCTTAGGTAGTATTATAATGAAGAAATGGTTATCAATGGTGTGGTATTACTATTAAAAGATTCCTGTGTGGTTTTAGTAAAGGGTAGCTAAAGTCACTTGGACACCTTCACTGTGGTGAATACAAAGATGCTCAAGGGTCTTTCAGATTAAGTCTCAAGATTATCGATGGCCCTGGAGATTATTTACAAAATCTATGCAGTGTTTGGACTTCAGTTTGGTGTCTAGAATACTGGTCTGTGTAATATGCTgacttatttttcattgttcatTTCAAAATGAGCATTTCAGCTGATAGGAGCTGTGTCTGGCATACTCaatgtgtgtttattttctgtattcaaaTGATGATTTACTGTATGGTGTGTATGAGCTTAAGccatttttaatcttttagaAAATACGTAGTTTAAAGGTATAGATTTTACAGGTGTATGTGTAGATAGCATTCATGCTCCCatgtatgcacacacaaaatatCTCCTAGTGAAAACACCTGACAACAGAAATCCTGAAAAATGAGAACTGAAATAAGTAAGAAAAAGAATACTTTATCCTACCACATAGTCTAAAGTTCTTGAAGACAGAACAGTAGTGtgataaattttatttatttgtttgttttgatggaCGTATCTTGAAGTAATTTTAGATAAGCAGTGCAGCTGGACTGTGAAGTAGGGGGTATCTCAGTAGGTTTTATTCAGAAGTTGTTTTAATCTATAGCTAAGGTTCATTAATGATAATCAGCAGCATCTTTTATTTGAGAAACCTTATGGTGACtaatacttaattttattcccctgtcc
Protein-coding sequences here:
- the IL21 gene encoding interleukin-21, which translates into the protein MGRTILFCMLFFCSSMALSTARHKLAKYRQLLKTIEQLETTVKDKDVELLHTPENPGDGCLFTAVTCFQKGTLKLQPKNRQENSTFTQTIEVLKRFTIKNPGKHCESSCESYKKKSPKEFLKSFSQLIQQVIRANSSCVLLTFCK